One Danio rerio strain Tuebingen ecotype United States chromosome 22, GRCz12tu, whole genome shotgun sequence genomic window carries:
- the zbtb7a gene encoding zinc finger and BTB domain-containing protein 7A isoform X1, translated as MILTGRRTDGRTDGRVAAAIGGSAAGWWKMSSGAGGRGRRDGRACGGAGEIEEGPVGIPFPEHSADLLGSLNRQRLSGLLCDVLLVAQETEFPAHRSVLASCSTYFHNLFTSGPAADRQKVYELDFVRPEALAALLDFAYTATLTVSRNSVVDILSAAHVLEISPVQDVCTHLLDTKVLSPPAGNEQEDNEEEEERGKNGKEQGIRLRAREYLEFFQRGAHWGSSCSTPELRDLPAHLHFSQRNGADRNGIPIGPADYYSPLAQALSQPPRDPEDENVDEESQDVARAREKVAEGLMPFFAPTQNGHYYLHQADPKSEREVEVTGDREHNQGPASALLQQMMDSLERKRERGTTGGGGEDDGPVGDEPDVEFYLKYFSAQPEGPTSAPISPSLAPLWPVRGNGGGNQATGGGNSGERKMRSKAFQKCPICSKVIQGAGKLPRHIRTHTGEKPYECAICKVRFTRQDKLKVHMRKHTGEKPYLCTQCGAAFAHNYDLKNHMRVHTGLRPYQCSSCFKTFVRSDHLHRHLKKDGCNGIPSRRGRKPRIRDSELLEGSLELHGPETDIERGRRHPDRGTISHHLSPSVMEENHGSHTHSPVADGEGSEVLTSGQVDPTTT; from the exons ATGATTTTG ACAGGCAGACGGACAGACGGCAGGACGGACGGACGGGTGGCGGCTGCGATTGGCGGCTCGGCGGCAGGCTGGTGGAAAATGTCGTCGGGAGCAGGTGGGCGGGGAAGACGTGATGGGAGAGCCTGTGGGGGTGCAGGCGAGATAGAAGAAGGACCAGTAGGCATCCCTTTCCCTGAGCACAGTGCTGACCTGCTGGGCAGTCTTAACAGGCAACGGCTAAGTGGGCTGTTGTGTGATGTGCTTCTAGTGGCTCAAGAAACAGAATTCCCTGCCCACCGCTCTGTGTTGGCCTCTTGCAGCACCTACTTCCACAATCTTTTCACCTCGGGTCCGGCTGCTGACCGTCAGAAAGTCTATGAGCTGGACTTTGTGCGGCCTGAGGCGCTGGCCGCTCTCTTGGACTTTGCCTACACAGCCACACTTACAGTCAGCCGCAACAGTGTGGTTGACATTTTAAGCGCCGCCCATGTGCTGGAGATCTCACCCGTCCAAGACGTCTGCACACACCTGCTGGACACCAAAGTGCTCTCCCCGCCG GCGGGCAATGAGCAAGAAGAcaatgaggaagaggaggagcgaGGAAAAAATGGAAAGGAGCAGGGCATCCGGCTGCGTGCCCGAGAATACTTGGAGTTCTTCCAGAGGGGGGCGCATTGGGGTAGCAGCTGCAGCACGCCAGAGCTCAGGGACCTGCCCGCACACCTGCACTTTAGCCAACGCAATGGCGCTGACAGAAATGGCATACCCATCGGCCCTGCTGACTACTACTCCCCACTGGCCCAGGCCCTTTCACAGCCGCCTCGTGACCCCGAAGACGAAAATGTGGATGAGGAGAGCCAGGATGTAGCTCGAGCTCGAGAAAAAGTTGCAGAGGGTCTGATGCCCTTTTTTGCTCCCACTCAGAATGGACATTACTACCTCCATCAGGCAGACCCCAAATCCGAGAGAGAAGTGGAGGTGACGGGTGACAGGGAGCATAACCAAGGCCCCGCCAGTGCTTTGCTACAACAGATGATGGACTCCTTGGAGCGGAAAAGGGAACGGGGCACAACAGGTGGTGGGGGTGAGGACGATGGGCCTGTTGGTGATGAGCCAGACGTGGAGTTTTACTTGAAGTACTTTAGTGCGCAGCCCGAGGGGCCCACCAGTGCTCCCATATCTCCAAGTCTGGCACCACTGTGGCCAGTCAGGGGCAATGGAGGTGGAAACCAAGCAACTGGAGGGGGCAACAGTGGTGAAAGGAAAATGCGATCCAAGGCCTTTCAAAAGTGCCCCATCTGCTCTAAGGTCATCCAAGGTGCAGGCAAGCTTCCACGCCACATCcgtacacacacaggagaaaagcCCTATGAGTGTGCGATATGCAAAGTGCGATTCACCAG GCAGGACAAACTAAAGGTTCACATGCGCAAGCATACGGGAGAGAAGCCTTATTTGTGTACTCAGTGTGGTGCCGCCTTTGCCCACAACTATGACCTGAAGAATCACATGCGTGTGCACACAGGCCTGCGCCCCTACCAGTGCTCCAGCTGTTTTAAAACCTTTGTGCGCTCGGACCACCTCCACCGCCATCTCAAGAAAGACGGATGCAATGGAATTCCCTCCAGACGAGGCCGCAAGCCACGCATTCGAGATTCTGAGCTTCTTGAAGGTTCTCTGGAACTTCATGGCCCGGAAACAGACATCGAAAGAGGTCGACGGCATCCGGACAGGGGCACCATTAGTCACCATCTGTCACCATCAGTCATGGAGGAGAATCATGGTAGTCACACGCACAGTCCTGTTGCCGATGGGGAAGGTAGTGAAGTTTTGACCTCGGGACAAGTGGACCCCACAACTACATGA
- the zbtb7a gene encoding zinc finger and BTB domain-containing protein 7A isoform X2, which produces MSSGAGGRGRRDGRACGGAGEIEEGPVGIPFPEHSADLLGSLNRQRLSGLLCDVLLVAQETEFPAHRSVLASCSTYFHNLFTSGPAADRQKVYELDFVRPEALAALLDFAYTATLTVSRNSVVDILSAAHVLEISPVQDVCTHLLDTKVLSPPAGNEQEDNEEEEERGKNGKEQGIRLRAREYLEFFQRGAHWGSSCSTPELRDLPAHLHFSQRNGADRNGIPIGPADYYSPLAQALSQPPRDPEDENVDEESQDVARAREKVAEGLMPFFAPTQNGHYYLHQADPKSEREVEVTGDREHNQGPASALLQQMMDSLERKRERGTTGGGGEDDGPVGDEPDVEFYLKYFSAQPEGPTSAPISPSLAPLWPVRGNGGGNQATGGGNSGERKMRSKAFQKCPICSKVIQGAGKLPRHIRTHTGEKPYECAICKVRFTRQDKLKVHMRKHTGEKPYLCTQCGAAFAHNYDLKNHMRVHTGLRPYQCSSCFKTFVRSDHLHRHLKKDGCNGIPSRRGRKPRIRDSELLEGSLELHGPETDIERGRRHPDRGTISHHLSPSVMEENHGSHTHSPVADGEGSEVLTSGQVDPTTT; this is translated from the exons ATGTCGTCGGGAGCAGGTGGGCGGGGAAGACGTGATGGGAGAGCCTGTGGGGGTGCAGGCGAGATAGAAGAAGGACCAGTAGGCATCCCTTTCCCTGAGCACAGTGCTGACCTGCTGGGCAGTCTTAACAGGCAACGGCTAAGTGGGCTGTTGTGTGATGTGCTTCTAGTGGCTCAAGAAACAGAATTCCCTGCCCACCGCTCTGTGTTGGCCTCTTGCAGCACCTACTTCCACAATCTTTTCACCTCGGGTCCGGCTGCTGACCGTCAGAAAGTCTATGAGCTGGACTTTGTGCGGCCTGAGGCGCTGGCCGCTCTCTTGGACTTTGCCTACACAGCCACACTTACAGTCAGCCGCAACAGTGTGGTTGACATTTTAAGCGCCGCCCATGTGCTGGAGATCTCACCCGTCCAAGACGTCTGCACACACCTGCTGGACACCAAAGTGCTCTCCCCGCCG GCGGGCAATGAGCAAGAAGAcaatgaggaagaggaggagcgaGGAAAAAATGGAAAGGAGCAGGGCATCCGGCTGCGTGCCCGAGAATACTTGGAGTTCTTCCAGAGGGGGGCGCATTGGGGTAGCAGCTGCAGCACGCCAGAGCTCAGGGACCTGCCCGCACACCTGCACTTTAGCCAACGCAATGGCGCTGACAGAAATGGCATACCCATCGGCCCTGCTGACTACTACTCCCCACTGGCCCAGGCCCTTTCACAGCCGCCTCGTGACCCCGAAGACGAAAATGTGGATGAGGAGAGCCAGGATGTAGCTCGAGCTCGAGAAAAAGTTGCAGAGGGTCTGATGCCCTTTTTTGCTCCCACTCAGAATGGACATTACTACCTCCATCAGGCAGACCCCAAATCCGAGAGAGAAGTGGAGGTGACGGGTGACAGGGAGCATAACCAAGGCCCCGCCAGTGCTTTGCTACAACAGATGATGGACTCCTTGGAGCGGAAAAGGGAACGGGGCACAACAGGTGGTGGGGGTGAGGACGATGGGCCTGTTGGTGATGAGCCAGACGTGGAGTTTTACTTGAAGTACTTTAGTGCGCAGCCCGAGGGGCCCACCAGTGCTCCCATATCTCCAAGTCTGGCACCACTGTGGCCAGTCAGGGGCAATGGAGGTGGAAACCAAGCAACTGGAGGGGGCAACAGTGGTGAAAGGAAAATGCGATCCAAGGCCTTTCAAAAGTGCCCCATCTGCTCTAAGGTCATCCAAGGTGCAGGCAAGCTTCCACGCCACATCcgtacacacacaggagaaaagcCCTATGAGTGTGCGATATGCAAAGTGCGATTCACCAG GCAGGACAAACTAAAGGTTCACATGCGCAAGCATACGGGAGAGAAGCCTTATTTGTGTACTCAGTGTGGTGCCGCCTTTGCCCACAACTATGACCTGAAGAATCACATGCGTGTGCACACAGGCCTGCGCCCCTACCAGTGCTCCAGCTGTTTTAAAACCTTTGTGCGCTCGGACCACCTCCACCGCCATCTCAAGAAAGACGGATGCAATGGAATTCCCTCCAGACGAGGCCGCAAGCCACGCATTCGAGATTCTGAGCTTCTTGAAGGTTCTCTGGAACTTCATGGCCCGGAAACAGACATCGAAAGAGGTCGACGGCATCCGGACAGGGGCACCATTAGTCACCATCTGTCACCATCAGTCATGGAGGAGAATCATGGTAGTCACACGCACAGTCCTGTTGCCGATGGGGAAGGTAGTGAAGTTTTGACCTCGGGACAAGTGGACCCCACAACTACATGA